In one window of Kitasatospora sp. MMS16-BH015 DNA:
- a CDS encoding ATP-binding cassette domain-containing protein yields the protein MAALLELTEVGKTYGSVRALEGVSLTVEAGRISCVLGDNGAGKSTLIKIISGLHRHDEGRYAIEGEEVRLGSPREALDRGIATVYQDLAVVPLMPVWRNFFLGAELGRLRLDSARMRRTTREALARMGIDLPDVDRPIGTLSGGQRQCVAIARAVHFGAKALVLDEPTAALGVRQSGVVLKYVAAARAEGLGVVLITHNPHHAYLVGDHFTLLRRGRMAGSHPRAEISLERLTTEMAGGSDLAELSHELSGYVRGGQAPDGPDAPDDPEERPQP from the coding sequence GTGGCGGCGCTCCTGGAGCTCACCGAGGTGGGCAAGACCTACGGATCGGTGCGGGCCCTGGAAGGGGTCTCGCTGACGGTGGAGGCCGGCCGGATCAGCTGCGTGCTGGGCGACAACGGCGCGGGCAAGTCCACCCTGATCAAGATCATCTCTGGGCTGCACCGGCACGACGAGGGCCGGTACGCGATCGAGGGCGAGGAGGTGCGGCTCGGCTCGCCCCGGGAGGCGCTGGACCGGGGCATCGCCACCGTCTACCAGGACCTCGCGGTGGTGCCGCTGATGCCGGTCTGGCGCAACTTCTTCCTCGGCGCCGAGCTCGGCCGGCTGCGGCTGGACAGCGCCCGGATGCGGCGGACCACCCGGGAGGCGCTGGCCCGGATGGGCATCGACCTGCCGGACGTGGACCGGCCGATCGGCACCCTCTCCGGCGGGCAGCGCCAGTGCGTGGCGATCGCCCGGGCGGTGCACTTCGGCGCGAAGGCGCTGGTCCTGGACGAGCCGACGGCCGCGCTCGGGGTGCGGCAGTCCGGGGTGGTGCTCAAGTACGTGGCCGCGGCCCGGGCCGAGGGGCTGGGCGTGGTGCTGATCACCCACAACCCGCACCACGCGTATCTGGTCGGCGACCACTTCACCCTGCTGCGACGGGGGAGGATGGCCGGTAGCCACCCGCGCGCGGAGATCAGCCTGGAACGGCTGACCACCGAGATGGCGGGCGGCTCCGACCTGGCCGAGCTCTCCCACGAGCTCTCCGGGTACGTCCGGGGCGGCCAGGCCCCGGACGGCCCGGACGCGCCCGACGACCCCGAGGAGCGACCGCAGCCGTGA
- a CDS encoding ROK family glucokinase, giving the protein MGIGPRAERRRRALPASLLRLPTVGIDIGGTKVVAGVVDGEGKVLEKLRTDTPDKSKSPKVVEDVIVELVLQLADRHDVHAVGIGAAGWVDADRSRVLFSPHLNWRNEPLEEALSRRLRFPVVVENDANAAAWAEWRFGAGRGEDHMVMLTLGTGIGGAVVRDGFVDRGKYGLAGEFGHMQVVPGGHRCPCGNRGCWEQYSSGNALVREARSLVAEESPVVEPLLARAGGTAAGITGPLVTEAAQAGDAVAVELLYDIGTWLGVGIANLAAALDPGRFVIGGGVSEAGELLIAPAQEAYRRTLSGRGFRPEAQIVHAALGNEAGLVGAADLARQVARRFRTIKRHRVERG; this is encoded by the coding sequence ATCGGCATCGGCCCGCGCGCCGAGCGGCGGCGCCGGGCGCTGCCCGCGAGCCTGCTGCGGCTGCCGACCGTCGGCATCGACATCGGCGGCACCAAGGTCGTCGCCGGGGTGGTGGACGGCGAGGGCAAGGTGCTGGAGAAGCTGCGCACCGACACCCCCGACAAGAGCAAGAGCCCCAAGGTGGTCGAGGACGTGATCGTCGAGCTGGTCCTCCAGTTGGCCGACCGGCACGACGTGCACGCGGTGGGGATCGGGGCCGCCGGGTGGGTGGACGCGGACCGGTCGCGGGTGCTCTTCTCCCCGCACCTGAACTGGCGGAACGAGCCGCTGGAGGAGGCGCTCAGCCGGCGGCTGCGCTTCCCGGTGGTGGTGGAGAATGACGCCAACGCCGCCGCCTGGGCCGAATGGCGGTTCGGCGCCGGGCGCGGCGAGGACCACATGGTGATGCTCACCCTCGGCACCGGGATCGGCGGCGCGGTGGTCCGGGACGGCTTCGTGGACCGGGGCAAGTACGGCCTGGCGGGCGAGTTCGGCCACATGCAGGTGGTGCCCGGCGGGCACCGCTGCCCCTGTGGGAACCGGGGCTGCTGGGAGCAGTACTCCTCCGGCAACGCGCTGGTGCGGGAGGCGCGCAGCCTGGTGGCCGAGGAGTCGCCGGTGGTCGAGCCGCTGCTGGCCCGGGCCGGCGGCACGGCCGCCGGGATCACCGGCCCGCTGGTGACCGAGGCCGCCCAGGCGGGCGACGCGGTGGCGGTGGAGCTACTCTACGACATCGGCACCTGGCTGGGCGTGGGCATCGCCAACCTGGCCGCCGCCCTCGACCCGGGCCGGTTCGTGATCGGCGGCGGGGTCTCCGAGGCCGGCGAGCTGCTGATCGCCCCGGCCCAGGAGGCCTACCGGCGCACCCTCTCCGGCCGGGGATTCCGCCCCGAGGCGCAGATCGTGCACGCGGCCCTAGGCAACGAGGCCGGGCTGGTCGGCGCCGCCGACCTGGCCCGGCAGGTGGCGCGGCGGTTCCGGACCATCAAGCGGCACCGCGTCGAGCGGGGGTAG
- a CDS encoding TauD/TfdA family dioxygenase, with translation MAPDPAGVARADQLLRHGLGFALIRGLDLAGLTDADCLRAAHRLLAPLGAAHSLDGLLTAPPADHQEGRLGPHSDRGMRPAPPRLLALLCIRPAAEGGDSLLVSGHTVHDALLATAPEALAILYRPVHFGSEPPTAGAPAFDRHYPVFQPREGRLRMQYNRYWITRGQQEQDAPLTPTQLAALDAFDRATAAPGTTLRLRLRPGDLLVVDNLTVLHGRTAYTDPPPPAPGRCLARIWLD, from the coding sequence GTGGCACCCGACCCCGCCGGGGTGGCCCGGGCCGACCAACTGCTGCGCCACGGACTCGGGTTCGCGCTGATCCGGGGTCTCGACCTCGCCGGCCTGACCGACGCCGACTGCCTCCGCGCCGCCCACCGCCTGCTCGCGCCGCTCGGCGCCGCCCACTCCCTGGACGGCCTGCTGACCGCTCCGCCGGCCGATCACCAGGAGGGCCGGCTCGGCCCCCACAGCGACCGGGGCATGCGGCCCGCGCCGCCCCGCCTGCTGGCCCTGCTCTGCATCCGTCCGGCCGCCGAGGGCGGGGATTCGCTGCTGGTCAGCGGTCACACCGTGCACGACGCCCTGCTCGCCACCGCCCCCGAAGCGCTCGCCATCCTCTACCGGCCGGTCCACTTCGGCAGCGAGCCGCCCACCGCCGGGGCCCCCGCCTTCGACCGCCACTACCCGGTCTTCCAGCCCCGCGAGGGCCGCCTCCGGATGCAGTACAACCGCTACTGGATCACCCGCGGCCAGCAGGAGCAGGACGCCCCGCTCACCCCGACCCAACTCGCCGCCCTCGACGCCTTCGACCGAGCGACAGCCGCCCCGGGCACCACCCTCCGCCTCCGCCTGCGCCCCGGCGACCTGCTGGTGGTCGACAACCTCACCGTCCTGCACGGCCGCACCGCCTACACCGACCCGCCCCCACCCGCCCCCGGCCGCTGCCTGGCCCGCATCTGGCTCGACTGA
- a CDS encoding DUF3761 domain-containing protein, translating to MTITQKVAAAAVLALTLAGTATTSASAATTTLPTMNTAHHCVRHTTGVCGWNVGVRPANRYETAACYDGSRSYSAHSSGTCSYHRGVRYWFK from the coding sequence ATGACGATCACACAGAAGGTGGCGGCCGCCGCCGTCCTGGCGCTCACCCTGGCCGGCACGGCCACCACCAGTGCCTCGGCGGCCACCACCACCCTGCCGACCATGAACACCGCCCACCACTGCGTGCGCCACACCACCGGCGTCTGCGGCTGGAACGTCGGCGTGCGCCCGGCCAACCGGTACGAGACGGCCGCCTGCTACGACGGCAGCCGGTCCTACTCGGCCCACTCCAGCGGCACCTGCTCGTACCACCGCGGCGTCCGCTACTGGTTCAAGTAG
- a CDS encoding FHA domain-containing protein produces METREFMPQVLPASMRGLAGGVPEAPAGTVFALAADGGFAVPPRRFTLYFGRGSADVHVAIGTDDPYVSRRHGTLSCDGEAARPEWWLRNTGRLPIRLPGETLLLSGHEQPLTPGYTPLLIGSPGRRSHLLEVYVVGALAPDGADRSLAATRSAEIHVLTPVERLVLTALAQRYLRQERYPQPVSWKQVADDLNRAHPDREWTPKSTAHLVSTVRERLATGPHPVPGLLREDGVGEPVGNTLNHNLIQALLTSATLLPGDLALLADPL; encoded by the coding sequence TTGGAGACCAGGGAGTTCATGCCGCAGGTGCTGCCCGCCTCGATGCGGGGGCTGGCGGGCGGGGTGCCGGAGGCGCCGGCCGGCACGGTCTTCGCGCTGGCGGCGGACGGCGGGTTCGCGGTGCCGCCGCGGCGGTTCACGCTGTACTTCGGCCGCGGGTCGGCCGACGTGCACGTGGCGATCGGCACCGACGACCCGTACGTGAGCCGGCGGCACGGCACGCTGAGCTGCGACGGGGAGGCGGCCCGCCCGGAGTGGTGGCTGCGCAACACCGGGCGGCTGCCGATCCGCCTGCCCGGTGAGACACTGCTGCTCTCCGGCCACGAGCAGCCCCTCACCCCCGGCTACACCCCCCTGTTGATCGGCTCGCCGGGCCGCCGCTCGCACCTCCTGGAAGTCTACGTGGTCGGGGCCCTCGCCCCCGACGGCGCCGACCGCTCCCTCGCCGCCACCCGCTCGGCCGAGATCCACGTGCTCACCCCGGTCGAACGCCTGGTGCTGACCGCGCTGGCCCAGCGCTACCTCCGCCAGGAGCGCTACCCCCAGCCGGTCTCCTGGAAGCAGGTCGCCGACGACCTCAACCGCGCCCACCCCGACCGCGAATGGACCCCCAAGTCCACCGCCCACCTGGTCAGCACCGTCCGCGAACGCCTCGCCACCGGCCCCCACCCCGTCCCCGGCCTCCTCCGCGAGGACGGCGTCGGCGAGCCCGTCGGCAACACCCTCAACCACAACCTCATCCAGGCCCTCCTCACCTCCGCCACCCTCCTCCCCGGCGACCTCGCCCTGCTGGCGGATCCGCTCTGA
- a CDS encoding AAA family ATPase → MRAQARAEIEEIAGEVAREVFRRVGEPALDQAVGDALGRELPGLAERLGRDVRREVAEAIRTADAEELRAIDAIAGEAVERLLDFRLTEYELRVRRIAGGAAREVLQAALPAAVDRLRAELAEATPPVVRVVLPTGRTVRLEADTHRMLPELLVALRARCHVLLVGPAGTGKSMLAKHAAEALGQELQTLSLGPTTPMSKVFGYYDAHGNYHDTPFRRAFEHGGVMLLDELDNGHPGLLGELNQALALRVCAFADGMVAAHEDFRLVATANTYGHGADHRYVGRQALDAATLDRFTVLDVPIDEKLEHRLVLGHAPSHQQEARQLLNEVRRLRRIVAEKGLPLVFSPRAGIDGARLLEAGASLDQVLRWRVTRGLSAAHRTALGLAEPKAAA, encoded by the coding sequence ATGCGGGCGCAGGCGCGGGCGGAGATCGAGGAGATCGCCGGGGAGGTGGCGCGGGAGGTCTTCCGGCGGGTCGGGGAGCCGGCGCTGGACCAGGCCGTCGGGGATGCGCTGGGGCGCGAACTGCCTGGTCTGGCGGAGCGGTTGGGGCGGGACGTGCGGCGGGAGGTGGCCGAGGCGATCCGGACCGCCGACGCCGAGGAGCTGCGGGCGATCGACGCGATCGCCGGCGAGGCGGTGGAGCGGCTGCTGGACTTCCGGCTGACCGAGTACGAGCTGCGGGTGCGGCGGATCGCCGGCGGTGCGGCCCGCGAGGTGCTCCAGGCGGCACTGCCGGCGGCGGTGGACCGGCTCAGGGCCGAACTGGCCGAGGCCACCCCGCCGGTCGTGCGGGTGGTGCTGCCGACCGGGCGGACCGTCCGGCTGGAGGCGGACACCCACCGGATGCTGCCGGAGCTGCTGGTCGCGCTGCGGGCCCGCTGCCACGTGCTGCTGGTCGGCCCGGCCGGGACGGGCAAGTCGATGCTGGCCAAGCACGCCGCCGAGGCGCTGGGGCAGGAGTTGCAGACCCTCTCGCTCGGGCCGACCACGCCGATGAGCAAGGTGTTCGGCTACTACGACGCGCACGGCAACTACCACGACACCCCGTTCCGCCGGGCCTTCGAGCACGGTGGGGTGATGCTGCTCGACGAGCTGGACAACGGGCACCCGGGCCTGCTCGGCGAGCTCAACCAGGCGCTGGCGCTGCGGGTCTGCGCCTTCGCCGACGGCATGGTGGCCGCGCACGAGGACTTCCGGCTGGTCGCCACCGCCAACACCTACGGCCACGGCGCCGACCACCGGTACGTGGGCCGGCAGGCGCTGGACGCCGCCACCCTGGACCGGTTCACCGTGCTGGACGTGCCGATCGACGAGAAGCTGGAGCACCGCCTGGTGCTCGGCCACGCCCCCTCACACCAGCAGGAGGCCCGCCAATTGCTCAATGAGGTAAGGCGGTTGCGCCGGATCGTGGCCGAGAAGGGGCTGCCGCTGGTCTTCTCGCCGCGGGCCGGCATCGACGGGGCCCGACTCCTGGAGGCCGGGGCCAGCCTGGACCAGGTGCTGCGCTGGCGGGTCACCCGCGGCCTGTCGGCCGCCCACCGCACCGCGCTGGGCCTGGCGGAGCCGAAGGCGGCGGCATGA
- a CDS encoding alpha/beta fold hydrolase, with product MTENEENQTTPVTAATLAQIAEHGLWAQGPAVNPAAATVGEALVATIQGTAERPLLTPELQQLVQEVQQISELDFPYVTAHDGIRLSAHSIKLSGGEPRPVVIVPAGWTPLGWVIFEYLYLQLAQRGYHVLAYTPRGIGQTVNLGNGAFLDMFWTSQGYVDVAGPNDWYDASTMIDYAQQYFEPSKVVFFGESYGSGISQLAAAHDSAARVDAVVALSTWGHLGTALLGNDTRHLEAVKALVGFTGGPEERKFDPATREILRCFREGENLDYVRAWADERSPQRYAEETNTRQVPTFFSNTWHETLFPVNEVLDVFNALTVPKHLNLWIGDHAAPEGAGLSIPWSGPNLPVEEAFAWLDHHVLGKRNEVPGWPQVTSQVMFTPEVREGKGSWQEVTTGTERLYLGATRPGSQDGPLAPTPTAGWTVPFTTGTYTEANAGELLTSGQAEWRGEPVVYQTGKFDPRYLGSWVSEPGARRLRGIPKLRLTVTGVGTELTLVAYLFDLAPDGTARIITHEPYTLTGATAEQPVTVDWALQAAAYDLAADHRVLLVVNGKDKLYSDANLEYSTLKIGSPAGGESFVELPLG from the coding sequence ATGACCGAGAACGAGGAGAACCAGACCACTCCGGTCACCGCGGCCACGCTGGCCCAGATCGCCGAGCACGGCCTCTGGGCCCAGGGCCCGGCCGTCAACCCGGCGGCGGCCACGGTGGGTGAGGCGCTGGTGGCCACCATCCAGGGCACGGCCGAACGACCCCTGCTCACTCCGGAGTTGCAGCAGCTGGTCCAGGAGGTCCAGCAGATCTCCGAGCTCGACTTCCCGTACGTCACGGCGCACGACGGCATCCGGCTCTCGGCGCACAGCATCAAGCTCAGCGGTGGCGAGCCCCGCCCGGTGGTGATCGTCCCCGCCGGGTGGACGCCGCTGGGCTGGGTGATCTTCGAGTACCTCTACCTGCAGCTGGCCCAGCGCGGCTACCACGTGCTCGCCTACACCCCGCGCGGCATCGGGCAGACGGTCAACCTCGGCAACGGCGCCTTCCTGGACATGTTCTGGACTTCCCAGGGGTACGTGGACGTGGCCGGCCCGAACGACTGGTATGACGCCTCGACGATGATCGACTACGCCCAGCAGTACTTCGAGCCGAGCAAGGTGGTCTTCTTCGGCGAGTCCTACGGCTCCGGGATCAGCCAGCTGGCGGCCGCCCACGACTCGGCCGCCCGGGTGGACGCCGTGGTGGCGCTGAGCACCTGGGGCCACCTGGGCACCGCGCTGCTGGGCAACGACACCCGGCACCTGGAGGCCGTCAAGGCGCTGGTCGGCTTCACCGGCGGCCCGGAGGAGCGGAAGTTCGACCCGGCCACCCGGGAGATCCTCCGCTGCTTCCGCGAGGGCGAGAACCTCGACTACGTCCGCGCGTGGGCCGACGAGCGCTCGCCGCAGCGCTACGCGGAGGAGACCAACACCCGGCAGGTGCCGACCTTCTTCTCCAACACCTGGCACGAGACGCTCTTCCCGGTCAACGAGGTGCTGGACGTCTTCAACGCGCTGACCGTGCCCAAGCACCTCAACCTCTGGATCGGCGACCACGCCGCGCCCGAGGGCGCCGGGCTCTCCATCCCGTGGTCCGGGCCGAACCTGCCGGTGGAGGAGGCGTTCGCCTGGCTGGACCACCACGTGCTCGGCAAGCGGAACGAGGTGCCCGGCTGGCCGCAGGTCACCAGCCAGGTGATGTTCACGCCCGAGGTGCGGGAGGGCAAGGGCAGTTGGCAGGAGGTGACCACCGGCACGGAGAGGCTCTACCTCGGCGCCACCCGGCCCGGCAGCCAGGACGGCCCGCTCGCCCCCACGCCGACGGCCGGCTGGACGGTGCCGTTCACCACCGGCACCTACACCGAGGCCAACGCCGGTGAGCTGCTGACCAGCGGTCAGGCCGAGTGGAGGGGCGAGCCGGTGGTCTACCAGACCGGCAAGTTCGACCCCCGGTACCTCGGCAGCTGGGTCTCCGAGCCGGGCGCCCGCCGCCTCCGCGGCATCCCGAAGCTCAGGCTCACCGTGACCGGGGTCGGCACCGAGCTCACCCTGGTGGCCTACCTCTTCGACCTGGCACCGGACGGCACCGCCCGGATCATCACCCACGAGCCGTACACCCTGACCGGCGCCACGGCGGAGCAGCCCGTCACGGTCGACTGGGCGCTCCAGGCCGCGGCCTACGACCTGGCGGCCGACCACCGGGTGCTGCTGGTGGTCAACGGCAAGGACAAGCTCTACTCGGACGCCAACCTCGAGTACAGCACCCTCAAGATCGGCTCCCCGGCCGGCGGCGAGTCCTTCGTCGAGCTCCCGCTGGGCTGA
- a CDS encoding serine hydrolase, translated as MTDDIREIFERAGCTGVLCVRSLQDDAEVALGADGPVVLASVSKVQIALEAETWFAEGRLDPREPVRLTGADRTPGPVGTSLFSDEAVVSWRDLVVLMLTISDNLATDALLGRFGVEAVNRTAARLGLSATVLDSDLRTMLDSVGRDLGHADWAAASAWAAGAGPEEHARPDELLLGCRALDPERGTRSTPREMTELLRLIWTDRAGPAEACARVRTVMARQLTRHRIASAFRPPVQVAAKSGSLFGVVRNEIGVVTHPDGGQYAAAVFTRARPGSDEAAVNRAIGAVTALAVATLRG; from the coding sequence GTGACCGATGACATCCGCGAGATCTTCGAACGGGCCGGCTGCACCGGGGTGTTGTGCGTCCGCTCGCTGCAGGACGACGCCGAGGTGGCACTGGGCGCCGACGGGCCGGTGGTGCTCGCCTCGGTGTCCAAGGTGCAGATCGCCCTGGAGGCCGAGACCTGGTTCGCCGAGGGTCGGTTGGACCCGCGCGAGCCCGTGCGGCTGACCGGGGCCGACCGGACACCGGGGCCGGTCGGCACCTCCCTGTTCAGCGACGAGGCCGTGGTCTCCTGGCGGGACCTGGTCGTGCTGATGCTCACCATCAGCGACAACCTCGCCACCGACGCCCTGCTGGGCCGGTTCGGCGTCGAGGCGGTCAACCGGACGGCGGCCCGGCTCGGCCTGAGCGCCACCGTGCTCGACTCCGACCTGCGCACCATGCTCGACTCCGTCGGCCGGGACCTCGGCCATGCCGACTGGGCCGCCGCCTCGGCCTGGGCGGCCGGCGCCGGGCCCGAGGAGCACGCCCGGCCCGACGAACTCCTGCTCGGCTGCCGGGCCCTCGACCCGGAGCGCGGCACCCGCAGCACGCCGCGCGAGATGACCGAGCTGCTGCGGCTGATCTGGACCGACCGGGCCGGGCCGGCCGAGGCCTGCGCCCGGGTGCGCACGGTGATGGCCCGCCAGCTGACCCGGCACCGGATCGCGAGCGCCTTCCGGCCGCCGGTGCAGGTCGCGGCCAAGAGCGGCAGCCTGTTCGGCGTGGTGCGCAACGAGATCGGCGTGGTCACCCACCCCGACGGCGGGCAGTACGCGGCGGCGGTCTTCACCCGGGCCCGGCCCGGCTCGGACGAGGCCGCCGTCAACCGCGCGATCGGTGCCGTCACCGCGCTGGCGGTGGCCACCCTGCGGGGCTGA
- the ggt gene encoding gamma-glutamyltransferase yields MRTLGRLAPAAALAAALIGGTVVPAQADTATPKSPEAVGYGGAVASVDADATAAGIEVLRKGGNAVDAAIATAAALGVTEPYSGGLGGGGYFVHYDARTGKVETLDGRETASRTADQSLFLENGKPLAFADAVTSGRSVGVPGTPAVWSEALKKWGTRSLGEVFKPAEKIAEQGFVVDQTFQDQTALNQARFKDFPATRALFLPGGQLPVVGSRLKNPDLAATYRELGRQGVQAFYHGPLAAEIADTIAHPPVDPASGRNARPGTVDTTDLAAYRVRAQAPTHVKYRGDDVYGIAPSSSGGTTTGEALGILGTFDLASMSQTQYLHHFLEASRIAFADRNRWVGDPKAVDVPTRQLLSPAYAKARACLIDPGHALTSPLAPGDPYHPAACGSAGPAVPTGYEGPNTTHLTVADRWGNVVSYTMTIEQTGGSGITVPGRGFLLNNELTDFNFTPLVAGVPDPNLPGPGKRPRSSISPTIVLKDGKPFFAAGSPGGATIITTTLQVLLGRIDRGLTLEQAIAAPRASQRNAVTSGAEPAFLNGPDVAGLQALGQSFTNAGEIGAATGVERLPDGRWVAAAEPVRRGGGSAAVVWPSRR; encoded by the coding sequence ATGAGAACACTCGGCCGTCTCGCCCCCGCTGCGGCGCTGGCCGCCGCGCTGATCGGGGGCACCGTCGTGCCCGCCCAGGCGGACACTGCGACACCGAAGAGCCCGGAGGCGGTGGGGTACGGCGGGGCGGTGGCCAGCGTGGACGCCGACGCCACCGCGGCGGGGATCGAGGTGCTGCGCAAGGGCGGGAACGCGGTGGACGCCGCGATTGCCACGGCGGCGGCGCTCGGGGTGACCGAGCCGTACTCCGGCGGGCTCGGCGGCGGCGGGTACTTCGTCCACTACGACGCCCGGACCGGGAAGGTGGAGACGCTGGACGGGCGGGAGACCGCCTCCCGGACGGCCGACCAGTCGCTCTTCCTGGAGAACGGGAAGCCGCTGGCCTTCGCCGACGCCGTGACCAGCGGCCGGTCGGTCGGGGTGCCCGGCACGCCGGCGGTCTGGTCCGAGGCGCTGAAGAAGTGGGGAACCCGCTCGCTGGGCGAGGTGTTCAAGCCGGCCGAGAAGATCGCCGAGCAGGGCTTCGTGGTCGACCAGACCTTCCAGGACCAGACCGCCCTCAACCAGGCCCGGTTCAAGGACTTCCCGGCCACCAGGGCGCTCTTCCTGCCCGGCGGGCAGCTGCCGGTGGTCGGCAGCCGGCTGAAGAACCCCGACCTGGCCGCCACCTACCGCGAGCTCGGGCGCCAGGGGGTGCAGGCCTTCTACCACGGCCCGCTGGCCGCCGAGATCGCCGACACCATCGCCCACCCGCCGGTCGACCCGGCCTCCGGCCGGAACGCCCGGCCCGGCACGGTGGACACCACCGACCTGGCGGCGTACCGGGTGCGGGCGCAGGCGCCGACCCACGTGAAGTACCGGGGCGACGACGTGTACGGCATCGCGCCCTCCTCCTCCGGCGGCACCACCACCGGCGAGGCGCTGGGCATCCTGGGCACCTTCGACCTGGCCTCGATGAGCCAGACCCAGTACCTGCACCACTTCCTGGAGGCCAGCCGGATCGCCTTCGCCGACCGCAACCGCTGGGTCGGCGACCCGAAGGCGGTGGACGTGCCGACCAGGCAGCTGCTCTCGCCCGCCTACGCCAAGGCCCGGGCCTGCCTGATCGACCCCGGGCACGCGCTGACCAGCCCGCTGGCCCCCGGTGACCCGTACCACCCCGCCGCCTGCGGCTCGGCCGGCCCGGCCGTGCCCACCGGCTACGAGGGCCCCAACACCACCCACCTGACGGTGGCCGATCGCTGGGGCAACGTGGTCTCGTACACCATGACGATCGAGCAGACCGGCGGCAGCGGCATCACCGTGCCGGGCCGGGGTTTCCTGCTCAACAACGAGCTGACCGACTTCAACTTCACCCCGCTGGTGGCCGGCGTGCCGGACCCGAACCTGCCGGGGCCGGGCAAGCGGCCGCGGTCCTCGATCTCGCCGACCATCGTGCTCAAGGACGGCAAGCCGTTCTTCGCGGCGGGCTCGCCGGGCGGGGCCACCATCATCACCACCACGCTCCAGGTGCTGCTCGGCCGGATCGACCGGGGGCTGACCCTGGAGCAGGCGATCGCCGCTCCGCGGGCCAGCCAGCGCAACGCGGTGACCAGCGGCGCGGAGCCGGCGTTCTTGAACGGGCCCGATGTGGCGGGGTTGCAGGCGCTGGGGCAGAGCTTCACCAATGCGGGGGAGATCGGGGCGGCCACGGGTGTGGAGCGGCTGCCGGACGGGCGGTGGGTGGCCGCTGCCGAGCCGGTGCGTCGGGGCGGGGGCTCCGCTGCGGTGGTCTGGCCGAGCAGGCGATAA
- a CDS encoding exodeoxyribonuclease III, which translates to MRVATWNINSVTARLPKLLEWLASAQPDVLCLQELKCASDAFPYEAVKELGYETAAYGTGRWNGVAILSKIGLEDVVRDVPGQPGFLADGALLPETEPRAIGAVCGPVKVWSVYVPNGREVGHAHYHYKLEWLEALRTAVAADAAGERPFAVLGDFNVAPTDEDLYDPKVFEGQTHVTELERAALTALRETGLADVMPRALKYDRPYTFWDYRGLGFPKNLGIRIDLTYANKAFADAVTDSYVDREARKGKGTSDHAPVVVDLDLG; encoded by the coding sequence ATCCGCGTCGCCACCTGGAACATCAACTCCGTCACCGCCCGGCTGCCCAAGCTGCTGGAGTGGCTGGCCTCGGCGCAGCCGGACGTGCTCTGCCTGCAGGAGCTCAAGTGCGCCTCCGACGCCTTCCCGTACGAGGCCGTGAAGGAGCTCGGGTACGAGACGGCCGCCTACGGCACCGGGCGGTGGAACGGGGTGGCGATCCTGTCGAAGATCGGGCTCGAGGACGTGGTCCGTGACGTGCCCGGGCAGCCCGGCTTCCTGGCCGACGGCGCGCTGCTGCCGGAGACCGAGCCGCGGGCGATCGGCGCGGTCTGCGGGCCGGTCAAGGTCTGGTCGGTGTACGTGCCGAACGGGCGCGAGGTCGGCCACGCGCACTACCACTACAAGTTGGAGTGGCTGGAGGCGCTGCGCACGGCCGTGGCGGCGGACGCGGCGGGCGAGCGGCCGTTCGCGGTGCTGGGCGACTTCAACGTGGCGCCCACGGACGAGGACCTGTACGACCCGAAGGTGTTCGAGGGCCAGACGCACGTGACGGAGCTGGAGCGGGCCGCGCTGACCGCGCTGCGCGAGACCGGCCTGGCCGACGTGATGCCGCGGGCGCTGAAGTACGACCGGCCGTACACCTTCTGGGACTACCGCGGGCTGGGCTTCCCGAAGAACCTGGGCATCCGGATCGACCTCACCTACGCGAACAAGGCCTTCGCCGACGCGGTGACCGACAGTTACGTGGACCGCGAAGCCCGGAAGGGCAAGGGCACCTCGGACCACGCGCCCGTCGTGGTCGACCTCGACCTCGGGTAA
- a CDS encoding lysoplasmalogenase: MTITRRLRAARGLLSGYAAASAAHLGAIVTGAGLLQNATKPALMPLLAAHSLATAEDAPKLLAPALLLSAGGDVALQFGHDTAFLAGMGSFAAAHVCYVTMFVKRGALSDRKRSALVAAAYAAAWAVMITQLWPGLGDLKLPVALYSLLLASTAVTSAGINWRAGLGGGLFLLSDTLIATQLAKWKELPGHEFWIMATYVVAQYLLATGALKHQAETAEPHAKLSAPAVATGR, from the coding sequence GCCGCTGCCTCGGCCGCCCACCTCGGGGCCATCGTCACCGGGGCGGGCCTGCTCCAGAACGCGACCAAGCCCGCGCTGATGCCGCTGCTCGCCGCGCACAGCCTGGCCACCGCCGAGGACGCCCCCAAGCTGCTCGCCCCGGCCCTGCTGCTCAGTGCGGGCGGCGACGTGGCGCTGCAGTTCGGCCACGACACGGCCTTCCTGGCCGGCATGGGCTCCTTCGCGGCGGCGCACGTCTGCTACGTGACCATGTTCGTCAAGCGCGGCGCCCTCTCCGACCGCAAGCGCAGCGCGCTGGTCGCGGCGGCCTACGCGGCGGCCTGGGCCGTGATGATCACCCAGCTCTGGCCGGGCCTGGGCGACCTCAAGCTGCCGGTCGCGCTCTACAGCCTGCTGCTCGCCTCCACCGCCGTCACCTCGGCCGGGATCAACTGGCGGGCGGGCCTGGGCGGCGGGCTCTTCCTGCTCTCCGACACCCTGATCGCCACCCAGCTGGCGAAGTGGAAGGAGCTGCCGGGTCACGAGTTCTGGATCATGGCCACCTACGTGGTCGCCCAGTACCTGCTGGCCACCGGCGCCCTCAAGCACCAGGCCGAGACCGCCGAGCCGCACGCGAAGCTCAGCGCCCCGGCGGTCGCCACGGGACGCTGA